A region of Streptomyces cinnamoneus DNA encodes the following proteins:
- a CDS encoding DUF5667 domain-containing protein — translation MIANVSAHRRANAFAQALEDQEVQGAAAAQSSPSAAEAEQGRLLSLASGLGALPAPELDPEVKTVQRAQLIAAMEAQFAGGAAVPEQRSGRGAHRAGPLSRLRPRSRWSKGLAAGGLTVGVAAGAFGGVAAASSNALPGDTLYPVKRGMEDLKLGMADGDSARGRLFLDQASTRLQEARRLMERGRSGPLDHESVTEIRRTLSGMRHDAEEGHRLLHGVYERDGSLGAMRLLSSFTSSHREGWSRLREKLPVQLHDVGEQVTSVFAAIDDDVEPLRSLLHDKGGKHGSTNRPGASPQSSPGGHGGRSAPTPHAPSTADGKPSGKPSQSSTGGQGEREGLLGGTGLLQPPPSADGSGQDRSHGKDGKPSNKPDITIPPLLPDILPGLGIHGEDDR, via the coding sequence GTGATCGCGAACGTATCGGCGCACCGGCGGGCGAACGCCTTCGCCCAGGCCCTGGAGGACCAGGAAGTCCAGGGTGCTGCGGCCGCACAGTCCAGCCCATCGGCGGCTGAAGCCGAACAGGGACGGCTACTGTCCCTGGCGAGCGGACTCGGCGCGCTGCCGGCACCTGAGCTGGACCCCGAGGTCAAAACCGTGCAGCGGGCGCAGCTGATCGCCGCCATGGAGGCCCAGTTCGCCGGAGGGGCCGCCGTCCCCGAGCAGCGATCCGGGCGAGGGGCCCACCGGGCGGGACCCCTGAGCCGGCTCAGGCCGCGCTCCCGCTGGTCCAAGGGGCTCGCGGCCGGCGGCCTCACGGTGGGCGTGGCGGCGGGCGCGTTCGGCGGCGTCGCCGCGGCGAGCTCCAACGCCCTCCCCGGGGACACGCTCTACCCGGTCAAGCGCGGCATGGAGGACCTCAAGCTCGGCATGGCCGACGGCGACTCCGCCCGGGGCAGGCTCTTCCTCGACCAGGCCTCCACGCGGCTCCAGGAGGCCCGCCGGCTGATGGAGCGCGGCCGCTCCGGCCCGCTCGACCACGAGTCCGTGACCGAGATCCGCAGGACCCTCTCCGGCATGCGTCACGACGCCGAGGAGGGCCACCGCCTGCTCCACGGCGTCTACGAGCGCGACGGCTCGCTCGGCGCGATGCGCCTGCTGTCGTCCTTCACCTCCTCGCACCGAGAGGGCTGGAGCCGGCTGCGCGAGAAGCTGCCCGTCCAGCTCCACGACGTGGGCGAGCAGGTCACCTCGGTCTTCGCCGCCATAGACGATGACGTCGAGCCGCTGCGCTCCCTGCTCCACGACAAGGGCGGCAAGCACGGCTCCACCAACCGCCCGGGCGCCTCCCCGCAGAGCTCCCCGGGCGGCCACGGCGGACGCTCCGCGCCCACCCCGCACGCCCCGTCCACGGCCGACGGCAAGCCCAGCGGCAAGCCGTCGCAGTCCTCGACGGGCGGGCAGGGCGAGCGCGAGGGCCTCCTGGGCGGTACGGGCCTGCTCCAGCCGCCGCCCAGCGCCGACGGCTCCGGCCAGGACCGTTCGCACGGCAAGGACGGCAAGCCGTCCAACAAGCCGGACATCACCATCCCGCCGCTGCTCCCGGACATCCTTCCCGGGCTCGGCATCCACGGGGAAGACGACAGGTAG
- the hemB gene encoding porphobilinogen synthase: MSTTYGTFPGARPRRLRTSPAMRRMVAETRLHPADLILPAFVREGISEPVPISAMPGVVQHTRETLRKAAVEALDAGVAGIMLFGVPEDAKKDGLGTAGTDPDGILQVAIRDVRDEVGDELVIMSDLCLDEFTDHGHCGVLDSAGRVDNDATLERYAEMAQVQADAGVHVVGPSGMMDGQVGVIRDALDQTGHEDVSVLAYTVKYASAFYGPFREAIGSSLQGDRKTYQQDPANVRESLRELSLDLAEGADMVMVKPALPYLDILAKVAEAVDVPVAAYQISGEYAMVEAAAANGWIDRDRAIMESLTGIKRAGANMILTYWATEVARQL, encoded by the coding sequence TTGAGCACCACCTACGGCACTTTCCCAGGGGCCCGGCCCCGGCGCCTGCGCACCAGCCCGGCCATGCGCCGCATGGTCGCCGAGACCCGGCTGCACCCGGCCGACCTGATCCTTCCCGCCTTCGTGCGGGAGGGCATCAGCGAGCCGGTGCCGATCTCGGCCATGCCGGGCGTCGTCCAGCACACGCGCGAGACCCTGCGCAAGGCCGCCGTCGAGGCGCTCGACGCCGGCGTCGCGGGGATCATGCTCTTCGGCGTGCCCGAGGACGCGAAGAAGGACGGCCTCGGCACCGCCGGCACCGACCCCGACGGCATCCTCCAGGTCGCCATCCGCGACGTGCGGGACGAGGTCGGCGACGAGCTGGTCATCATGTCCGACCTGTGCCTGGACGAGTTCACCGACCACGGCCACTGCGGCGTCCTGGACTCCGCCGGCCGCGTCGACAACGACGCCACCCTTGAGCGCTACGCCGAGATGGCCCAGGTCCAGGCCGACGCCGGCGTCCACGTCGTGGGCCCCAGCGGCATGATGGACGGCCAGGTCGGCGTCATCCGCGACGCCCTCGACCAGACCGGCCACGAGGACGTCTCCGTCCTGGCCTACACCGTCAAGTACGCCTCCGCCTTCTACGGCCCCTTCCGGGAGGCCATCGGCTCCTCGCTCCAGGGCGACCGCAAGACCTACCAGCAGGACCCGGCGAACGTCCGCGAGTCGCTGCGGGAGCTGTCGCTCGACCTCGCCGAGGGCGCCGACATGGTGATGGTCAAGCCGGCGCTGCCCTACCTGGACATCCTCGCCAAGGTCGCGGAGGCCGTCGACGTGCCGGTCGCCGCCTACCAGATCTCCGGCGAGTACGCGATGGTCGAGGCCGCCGCCGCCAACGGCTGGATCGACCGCGACCGCGCCATCATGGAGAGCCTCACCGGCATCAAGCGGGCCGGGGCGAACATGATCCTCACGTACTGGGCGACGGAGGTCGCCCGGCAGCTGTGA
- a CDS encoding glutaredoxin family protein, translating into MSPLLRRSARKNPADSVVTLIGKPGCHLCDDAEAVIATVCEETGARWEKKDITQDADLHRMYWEQIPVVLIDGAQHDFWRVDPDRLRKALGG; encoded by the coding sequence ATGAGCCCGCTCCTGCGCCGTAGCGCCCGCAAGAACCCCGCCGACAGCGTGGTCACGCTGATCGGCAAGCCCGGATGCCACCTGTGTGACGACGCCGAGGCCGTCATCGCGACGGTGTGCGAGGAGACGGGCGCGCGCTGGGAGAAGAAGGACATCACCCAGGACGCGGATCTCCACCGCATGTACTGGGAGCAGATTCCGGTCGTCTTGATCGACGGCGCCCAGCACGACTTCTGGCGGGTGGACCCCGACCGCCTGCGCAAGGCGCTCGGCGGCTGA
- a CDS encoding ATP-binding protein — MSHDPEITDDWEYTLQVPSDPMAPCIARRTLRTIFEEHGFLELADTAELLTSELVTNAYRYSDGPASVRVKREGDRVRVAVWDTNPRLPALDGVRVPDAEAEGAERGRGLGLVQWCADSWGGFALRDQPQGLVGKLIWFELGAGTG, encoded by the coding sequence ATGAGCCATGACCCCGAAATCACGGACGACTGGGAGTACACGCTTCAGGTCCCCTCGGACCCCATGGCGCCCTGCATCGCGCGCCGCACCCTGCGCACCATCTTCGAGGAGCACGGCTTCCTCGAACTCGCCGACACCGCCGAGCTCCTCACCTCCGAGCTCGTCACCAACGCCTACCGCTACTCCGACGGCCCCGCCTCGGTGCGCGTCAAGCGCGAGGGCGACCGGGTGCGGGTCGCCGTCTGGGACACCAACCCCCGCCTCCCCGCCCTCGACGGCGTCCGCGTGCCCGACGCCGAGGCCGAAGGCGCCGAGCGCGGCCGCGGCCTCGGGCTCGTCCAGTGGTGCGCCGACAGCTGGGGCGGCTTCGCCCTGCGCGACCAGCCCCAGGGGCTGGTCGGCAAGCTCATCTGGTTCGAACTCGGCGCCGGGACGGGCTGA
- a CDS encoding ECF subfamily RNA polymerase sigma factor, BldN family yields MYPHVGVDASGLATLRAAVLDRLRGFVPTAYAVPALAMLAPAAVGGPAGPCYALAESSATVGRRARRGAGAGAAATTTRRPSADSDSARMLDLVERAQAGESEAFGRLYDQYADTVYRYIYYRVGGRATAEDLTSETFLRALRRIGTFTWQGRDFGAWLVTIARNLVADHFKSSRFRLEVTTGEMLDANEVERSPEDSVLESLSNAALLEAVRKLNPQQQECVTLRFLQGLSVAETARVMGKNEGAIKTLQYRAVRTLARLLPDDAR; encoded by the coding sequence GTGTACCCACACGTCGGGGTTGACGCCTCGGGCCTGGCTACGCTGCGCGCAGCGGTCCTCGACCGTCTGCGTGGCTTCGTCCCCACCGCGTACGCCGTCCCCGCCCTCGCCATGCTCGCCCCTGCCGCAGTGGGCGGACCCGCCGGCCCCTGCTACGCCCTCGCCGAGAGTTCCGCGACCGTCGGCAGACGCGCCCGCCGCGGAGCCGGCGCGGGCGCGGCCGCCACGACCACCCGCCGTCCCAGCGCCGACAGCGACAGCGCCCGCATGCTCGACCTGGTCGAGCGCGCCCAAGCGGGCGAGTCCGAGGCGTTCGGCAGGCTCTACGACCAGTACGCCGACACCGTCTACCGCTACATCTACTACCGCGTCGGCGGCCGGGCCACGGCCGAGGACCTGACCAGCGAGACGTTCCTGCGCGCGCTGCGCCGCATCGGCACCTTCACCTGGCAGGGCCGTGACTTCGGCGCCTGGCTGGTGACCATCGCGCGCAACCTGGTCGCCGACCACTTCAAGTCGTCGAGGTTCCGCCTCGAAGTGACCACGGGCGAGATGCTCGACGCCAACGAGGTGGAGCGCAGCCCGGAGGACTCCGTCCTCGAATCCCTTTCCAACGCCGCCCTGTTGGAGGCGGTCCGCAAGCTCAACCCCCAGCAGCAGGAATGCGTCACCCTGCGCTTCCTGCAGGGCCTCTCCGTCGCGGAGACTGCCCGGGTGATGGGCAAGAACGAGGGCGCGATCAAGACCCTCCAGTACCGAGCCGTACGCACCCTCGCAAGACTGCTTCCGGACGACGCCCGCTGA
- a CDS encoding uroporphyrinogen-III synthase produces MNPTAPTHPAYGHVTFLGAGPGDPGLLTLRAVEALAAADVLIADPQVLDVVRTHARSTVDTPAQTVTDEASKAADIPVLRDTANLVMTAARSGKRVVRAVLGDPGLDGNAAEEMLACADAGLTFEVVPGVATAVGVPAYAGVPLRDGQGGDVRFVDARTATAVCWAEAGTSEATTVVSTTLDSVVAAAGELVSGGRKPDTPVSVTAAGTTTRQRTWTATLGTLQQVLKAAKVLPSADGSQPVIAVVGERSAAERRERLSWFESKPLFGWNVLVPRTKEQAASLSDQLRSYGAVPSEVPTIAVEPPRTPQQMERAVKGLVTGRYEWIAFTSVNAVKAVREKFEEYGLDARAFAGIKVAAVGEQTAKSLIEFGVKPDLVPSGEQSAAGLLEDWPPYDPVFDPIDRVFLPRADIATETLVAGLIELGWEVDDVTAYRTVRASPPPAETREAIKGGGFDAVLFTSSSTVRNLVGIAGKPHNVTVIACIGPATAKTAEEHGLRVDVLSPEPSVHKLAEALAEFGAARRDAAVEAGDPVTRPSERRPGSRRRARS; encoded by the coding sequence TTGAACCCCACCGCCCCGACCCACCCCGCGTACGGGCACGTCACCTTTCTCGGTGCCGGCCCCGGAGACCCGGGACTGCTGACGCTGCGTGCCGTGGAGGCACTGGCGGCGGCTGACGTCCTGATCGCCGATCCGCAGGTGCTCGACGTGGTGCGTACGCATGCGCGGAGCACCGTGGACACGCCTGCGCAGACGGTTACTGACGAGGCATCAAAAGCCGCGGACATCCCCGTCCTTCGGGACACCGCCAATCTTGTCATGACGGCCGCGCGCTCCGGCAAGCGGGTCGTCCGTGCGGTCCTGGGCGACCCCGGGCTCGACGGCAACGCCGCCGAGGAGATGCTGGCCTGCGCCGACGCGGGCCTCACCTTCGAGGTGGTGCCGGGCGTCGCCACGGCCGTGGGCGTGCCCGCCTACGCCGGTGTGCCGCTGCGCGACGGCCAGGGCGGCGACGTGCGTTTCGTCGACGCCCGCACCGCCACCGCGGTGTGCTGGGCCGAGGCCGGCACGAGCGAGGCGACCACGGTCGTGTCGACCACGCTCGACTCGGTGGTCGCGGCCGCCGGCGAGCTGGTCTCCGGCGGCCGCAAGCCCGACACCCCGGTCAGCGTCACCGCCGCCGGCACCACCACCCGCCAACGCACCTGGACCGCCACCCTCGGCACGCTCCAGCAGGTGCTCAAGGCGGCGAAGGTGCTGCCGTCCGCCGACGGCTCGCAGCCCGTCATAGCCGTGGTCGGCGAGCGCAGCGCCGCCGAGCGGCGCGAGCGGCTGTCGTGGTTCGAGTCCAAGCCGCTCTTCGGCTGGAACGTCCTCGTGCCGCGCACCAAGGAGCAGGCCGCTTCGCTCTCCGACCAGCTGCGTTCGTACGGCGCCGTGCCCAGCGAGGTGCCGACCATCGCCGTCGAGCCGCCGCGCACCCCGCAGCAGATGGAGCGCGCGGTCAAGGGCCTGGTCACCGGGCGCTACGAGTGGATCGCCTTCACCTCGGTGAACGCCGTCAAGGCGGTGCGCGAGAAGTTCGAGGAGTACGGGCTCGACGCCCGCGCCTTCGCCGGCATCAAGGTCGCGGCCGTGGGCGAGCAGACCGCCAAGTCGCTGATCGAGTTCGGCGTGAAGCCCGACCTCGTGCCGTCCGGCGAGCAGTCGGCGGCCGGGCTGCTGGAGGACTGGCCGCCCTACGACCCGGTCTTCGACCCGATCGACCGCGTCTTCCTGCCCCGCGCCGACATCGCCACCGAGACCCTGGTGGCCGGCCTGATCGAGCTGGGCTGGGAGGTCGACGACGTCACCGCCTACCGGACGGTGCGCGCGTCGCCGCCGCCGGCCGAGACCCGGGAGGCGATCAAGGGCGGCGGCTTCGACGCCGTGCTGTTCACCTCCTCCTCCACCGTGCGGAACCTCGTCGGCATCGCCGGCAAGCCGCACAACGTCACCGTCATCGCCTGCATCGGCCCGGCCACCGCCAAGACGGCGGAGGAACACGGCCTGCGGGTGGACGTGCTGTCGCCCGAGCCCTCGGTGCACAAGCTCGCCGAGGCGCTCGCGGAGTTCGGAGCGGCGCGGCGCGATGCCGCGGTCGAGGCCGGGGACCCGGTCACCCGCCCGAGCGAGCGGCGGCCCGGATCGCGTAGAAGGGCACGGAGTTGA
- a CDS encoding HAD family hydrolase: protein MAALGWLTPRRRPATARSVLAGEAAAEAARKSVQENEDAQATAPEEAREREEEFPVAGDEKAAAFFDLDNTVMQGAAIFHFGRGLYKRQFFGKRELARFAWQQAWFRLAGIEDPEHMQEARDSVLSIVKGHRVSELMTIGEEIYDEYMAERIWAGTRALAQAHLDAGQKVWLVTAAPVETATIIARRLGLTGALGTVAESIGGVYTGRLVGELLHGPAKAEAVRALAVAEGLDLTRCAAYSDSANDIPMLSLVGHPYAVNPDGRLRKHAREHGWRLRDYRTGRKAAKVGIPAAAGVGALAGGTAAAIALHRRRR, encoded by the coding sequence ATGGCCGCACTCGGATGGCTCACCCCGCGCAGGCGCCCCGCCACGGCACGCAGCGTGCTGGCCGGCGAGGCGGCGGCGGAGGCAGCCCGCAAGTCCGTTCAGGAGAACGAGGACGCCCAGGCGACCGCGCCCGAGGAGGCCCGGGAGAGGGAAGAGGAGTTCCCCGTCGCCGGCGACGAGAAGGCCGCCGCCTTCTTCGACCTCGACAACACGGTCATGCAGGGCGCCGCGATCTTCCACTTCGGCCGCGGCCTCTACAAGCGGCAGTTCTTCGGCAAGCGCGAGCTCGCGCGCTTCGCCTGGCAGCAGGCGTGGTTCCGGCTGGCCGGCATCGAGGACCCCGAGCACATGCAGGAGGCCCGCGACAGCGTCCTGTCGATCGTCAAGGGCCACCGCGTCTCCGAGCTGATGACCATCGGCGAGGAGATCTACGACGAGTACATGGCCGAGCGCATCTGGGCCGGCACCCGCGCCCTCGCCCAGGCGCACCTGGACGCCGGGCAGAAGGTGTGGCTGGTGACGGCCGCCCCGGTGGAGACGGCGACGATCATCGCCCGCCGGCTGGGGCTCACGGGCGCCCTCGGCACGGTCGCCGAGTCGATCGGCGGGGTCTACACCGGCCGCCTGGTCGGCGAGCTGCTGCACGGCCCGGCCAAGGCCGAGGCGGTGCGGGCGCTGGCCGTCGCCGAGGGCCTGGACCTGACGCGCTGCGCGGCCTACAGCGACTCCGCCAACGACATCCCGATGCTCTCGCTCGTGGGCCACCCCTACGCGGTGAACCCCGACGGCAGGCTGCGCAAGCACGCGCGCGAACACGGCTGGCGGCTGCGCGACTACCGCACGGGCCGCAAGGCGGCCAAGGTCGGCATCCCGGCCGCCGCCGGAGTGGGCGCGCTGGCGGGCGGCACGGCCGCCGCGATCGCCCTCCACCGCCGCCGGCGCTGA
- a CDS encoding redox-sensing transcriptional repressor Rex: MATGRTHRPATRSRGIPEATVARLPLYLRALTALSERSVPTVSSEELAAAAGVNSAKLRKDFSYLGSYGTRGVGYDVEYLVYQISRELGLTQDWPVVIVGIGNLGAALANYGGFASRGFRVAALIDADPAMAGKPVAGLPVRHTDELESIITDNGVSIGVIATPAGAAQQVCDRLVAAGVTSILNFAPTVLSVPEGVDVRKVDLSIELQILAFHEQRKAGEETTQPAATPSRPGAHARAAAGAGSRKGPDGDVPAVMPA; this comes from the coding sequence GTGGCAACTGGCCGAACTCACCGACCGGCGACCCGAAGCCGAGGGATCCCCGAGGCCACCGTCGCCCGGCTACCGCTGTATCTGCGTGCGCTGACCGCGCTCTCCGAGCGCTCGGTCCCCACGGTCTCCTCCGAGGAGCTCGCGGCCGCGGCGGGCGTCAACTCCGCCAAGCTCCGCAAGGACTTCAGCTACCTCGGCTCGTACGGCACCCGCGGTGTCGGCTACGACGTCGAGTACCTCGTCTACCAGATCTCGCGGGAACTCGGCCTGACCCAGGACTGGCCGGTCGTGATCGTCGGCATCGGCAACCTCGGCGCGGCCCTCGCCAACTACGGCGGCTTCGCCTCGCGCGGCTTCCGCGTCGCGGCGCTGATCGACGCCGACCCCGCCATGGCCGGCAAGCCGGTCGCCGGGCTGCCCGTGCGGCACACCGACGAACTCGAGTCGATCATCACCGACAACGGCGTCTCCATCGGCGTCATCGCCACCCCGGCGGGCGCCGCCCAGCAGGTGTGCGACCGCCTCGTGGCCGCGGGCGTCACCTCGATCCTCAACTTCGCGCCGACCGTGCTGTCCGTGCCCGAGGGCGTGGACGTGCGCAAGGTCGACCTCTCCATCGAGCTGCAGATCCTCGCCTTCCACGAGCAGCGCAAGGCCGGCGAGGAGACCACCCAGCCCGCCGCCACGCCGTCCCGGCCGGGCGCGCACGCGCGCGCCGCCGCGGGCGCGGGCAGCAGGAAGGGACCGGACGGGGACGTCCCCGCCGTGATGCCGGCATGA
- a CDS encoding lysophospholipid acyltransferase family protein, which yields MADAKVIPFGEEPRSKRRSKRTARGPANRTPAPLAPVPAQRDEGRQRPTAPAVPEQDQGGRAAAGEESGGWERKVAHGLNFLRRRITGEYDVDDFGYDPELTDQVIMSVLRPFKEKYFRVEVKGIENIPEKGAALIVANHSGTLPVDGLMLQVAVHDHHPAGRNVRMLAADLVFVLPLVNELSRKLGHTLACAEDAQKLLERGEVVGVMPEGFKGIGKPFSERYKLQRFGRGGFVQTALRAGAPIVPCSIVGAEEIYPMIGNSRTVARLLGIPYFPLTPSFPWLGPLGLVPLPTKWTIQFGEPIPTDGYPEEAADDPMLMFNLTDQVRETIQHTLYKLLVQRRSVFF from the coding sequence ATGGCCGATGCGAAGGTCATTCCGTTCGGCGAGGAACCCCGCTCCAAGAGGCGCTCCAAGCGCACGGCCCGCGGCCCCGCGAACCGGACGCCGGCGCCCCTCGCGCCCGTGCCGGCGCAGCGTGACGAGGGCCGGCAGCGGCCCACCGCCCCCGCCGTGCCGGAGCAGGATCAGGGCGGCCGGGCGGCGGCGGGGGAGGAGAGCGGCGGCTGGGAGCGGAAGGTGGCCCACGGGCTCAACTTCCTGCGGCGGCGGATCACCGGCGAGTACGACGTCGACGACTTCGGGTACGACCCGGAGCTCACCGACCAGGTGATCATGTCCGTCCTGCGGCCCTTCAAGGAGAAGTACTTCCGGGTCGAGGTGAAGGGCATCGAGAACATCCCGGAGAAGGGGGCGGCGCTGATCGTCGCCAACCACTCCGGCACGCTGCCCGTCGACGGCCTGATGCTCCAGGTCGCGGTGCACGACCACCATCCAGCCGGGCGCAACGTGCGGATGCTGGCCGCGGACCTCGTCTTCGTGCTGCCGCTCGTCAACGAGCTGTCTCGCAAGCTCGGGCACACCCTCGCCTGCGCCGAGGACGCGCAGAAGCTGCTGGAGCGCGGCGAGGTGGTGGGGGTGATGCCGGAGGGCTTCAAGGGGATCGGGAAGCCGTTCTCGGAGCGGTACAAGCTCCAGCGCTTCGGCCGTGGCGGCTTCGTGCAGACGGCACTGCGTGCCGGGGCGCCGATCGTGCCGTGCTCGATCGTCGGGGCCGAGGAGATCTATCCGATGATCGGCAACTCCCGGACGGTCGCGCGGCTGCTCGGCATTCCCTACTTCCCGCTGACGCCCAGCTTCCCCTGGCTCGGTCCGCTGGGACTGGTGCCGCTGCCGACGAAGTGGACGATCCAGTTCGGAGAGCCGATCCCCACGGACGGCTATCCGGAGGAGGCGGCGGACGATCCGATGCTGATGTTCAACCTCACGGACCAGGTTCGGGAAACGATTCAGCACACGCTCTACAAGCTGCTGGTGCAGCGACGCTCGGTGTTCTTCTGA
- a CDS encoding glutamyl-tRNA reductase, with amino-acid sequence MSLLVVGLSHRSAPVSVLERAALTPQDRAELVHAALAAEPATEAAVLATCNRIELYADVDKFHAGVAELSTLLARHTGVALDELTPYLYVHYEDRAVHHLFSVACGLDSMVVGEGQILGQIKDALALGQELHTAGRLLNDLFQQALRVGKRAHSETGIDKAGQSLVTFGLEQLADGAAVADWAAGKRALVIGAGSMSSLAAATLARAGVAHVAVANRTLERARRLVQILTEPGAPGAGVLAASAVEMAAVPAELALADIVVSCTGATGLVLTAEAIRTALAARTDAVCALDAGCAEGATGPDVRLALLDLAMPRDVDAAAHRLAGARLVDIETLAEASADAPMAADVDQVRTIVSDEVAAFGAAQRAAHITPTVVALRTMAADVVASEMARLNGRLPGLDDKQRAEITQTVRRVVDKLLHAPTVRVKELASTPGGAGYADALRELFDLDPQAVAALSRADLRQGHPNTARESV; translated from the coding sequence ATGAGCCTCCTGGTCGTCGGCCTCAGCCACCGCAGCGCGCCGGTCAGCGTGCTGGAGCGGGCCGCCCTCACGCCGCAGGACCGGGCCGAGCTGGTGCACGCCGCGCTGGCCGCCGAGCCCGCCACCGAGGCGGCGGTGCTGGCCACCTGCAACCGCATCGAGCTCTACGCCGACGTGGACAAGTTCCACGCCGGCGTCGCCGAGCTGTCCACGCTGCTCGCCCGCCACACGGGCGTCGCGCTGGACGAGCTCACGCCCTACCTCTACGTGCACTACGAGGACCGGGCCGTCCACCACCTGTTCTCGGTGGCGTGCGGACTGGACTCCATGGTCGTCGGCGAGGGCCAGATCCTCGGCCAGATCAAGGACGCCCTCGCGCTCGGCCAGGAGCTGCACACCGCCGGACGGCTGCTGAACGACCTCTTCCAGCAGGCCCTCCGGGTCGGCAAGCGCGCCCACAGCGAGACCGGCATCGACAAGGCCGGCCAGTCGCTGGTCACCTTCGGCCTGGAGCAGCTCGCCGACGGCGCCGCCGTCGCCGACTGGGCCGCCGGCAAGCGCGCCCTCGTCATCGGCGCGGGCTCGATGTCCTCGCTTGCCGCCGCCACGCTCGCCCGCGCCGGAGTGGCCCACGTGGCCGTCGCCAACCGCACGCTGGAGCGGGCCCGGCGCCTGGTGCAGATCCTCACCGAGCCCGGTGCGCCGGGCGCGGGCGTCCTCGCGGCCTCGGCCGTGGAGATGGCCGCGGTGCCGGCCGAGCTGGCGCTCGCGGACATCGTGGTGTCCTGCACGGGCGCCACGGGCCTGGTGCTGACCGCCGAGGCCATACGGACGGCCCTCGCGGCCCGCACGGACGCCGTGTGCGCGCTCGACGCCGGCTGCGCGGAGGGGGCCACCGGCCCGGACGTGCGCCTGGCCCTCCTCGACCTGGCCATGCCCCGCGACGTCGACGCCGCCGCGCACCGCCTGGCCGGCGCCCGGCTCGTCGACATCGAGACCCTCGCCGAGGCCTCCGCGGACGCCCCCATGGCGGCCGACGTCGACCAGGTCCGCACGATCGTCTCGGACGAGGTCGCCGCCTTCGGCGCCGCCCAGCGGGCCGCGCACATCACGCCGACCGTGGTCGCCCTGCGCACCATGGCCGCCGACGTCGTCGCGAGCGAGATGGCCCGCCTCAACGGCCGGCTGCCCGGGCTCGACGACAAGCAGCGCGCCGAGATCACCCAGACCGTGCGCCGCGTGGTCGACAAGCTCCTGCACGCCCCCACCGTGCGGGTCAAGGAGCTGGCCTCCACCCCCGGCGGCGCCGGCTACGCCGACGCGCTGCGCGAACTCTTCGACCTCGACCCGCAGGCAGTGGCCGCCCTCAGCCGGGCGGACCTGCGGCAAGGTCACCCCAACACAGCACGGGAGTCGGTATGA
- the hemC gene encoding hydroxymethylbilane synthase: MNDTSSTAPLRLGTRRSQLAMAQSGQVAEAVRRVTGRPVELVEITTYGDVSREALAQIGGTGVFVSALRDALLAGEIDFAVHSLKDLPTGQPDDLVLAAIPRREDPRDALVARDGLTFETLPAGARVGTGSPRRMAQLNAWARALGREIETVPIRGNIDTRIGFVTGGELDAVVLAAAGLNRIGRAGEATQFLEPDTVLPAPGQGALAIECASTNASLAAALAELDDPHTRAAVTAERSLLAALEAGCSAPVGALADLQADGQAVTEMRLRGVVGTTDGSTLVQLSTTGPVPASHQDALALGRELAAEMLAKGAAGLMGERAH, encoded by the coding sequence ATGAACGACACCTCCTCCACGGCGCCGCTGCGGCTGGGCACCCGCCGCAGCCAGCTCGCCATGGCCCAGTCGGGGCAGGTGGCCGAGGCCGTCCGCCGCGTCACCGGGCGTCCGGTCGAGCTGGTCGAGATCACCACGTACGGTGACGTCTCGCGCGAGGCCCTGGCCCAGATCGGCGGGACCGGCGTCTTCGTCTCCGCGCTGCGCGACGCGCTGCTCGCGGGCGAGATCGACTTCGCCGTCCACTCGCTGAAGGACCTGCCGACCGGGCAGCCGGACGACCTGGTGCTGGCCGCGATCCCGCGCCGCGAGGACCCGCGGGACGCGCTGGTGGCCCGCGACGGGCTCACCTTCGAGACCCTCCCCGCGGGCGCCCGCGTCGGCACCGGCTCGCCGCGCCGCATGGCGCAGCTCAACGCCTGGGCCCGCGCGCTCGGCCGCGAGATCGAGACCGTGCCGATCCGCGGCAACATCGACACCCGCATAGGGTTCGTCACCGGTGGCGAGCTGGACGCCGTGGTGCTGGCCGCCGCGGGGCTCAACCGCATCGGCCGGGCCGGCGAGGCGACCCAGTTCCTCGAGCCCGACACAGTTTTGCCCGCCCCCGGCCAGGGGGCCCTGGCGATCGAGTGCGCGTCGACCAACGCCTCGCTCGCCGCCGCGCTCGCCGAGCTCGACGACCCGCACACGCGGGCCGCCGTGACCGCCGAGCGTTCCCTGCTCGCCGCCCTGGAGGCCGGCTGCTCCGCACCCGTGGGTGCGCTGGCCGACCTGCAGGCCGACGGCCAGGCTGTCACTGAAATGCGCCTGCGCGGCGTCGTCGGCACGACCGACGGCTCGACGCTGGTGCAGCTGTCCACCACCGGTCCCGTACCCGCGTCCCACCAGGACGCCCTTGCTCTCGGCCGCGAACTCGCCGCCGAGATGCTCGCCAAGGGTGCGGCCGGTCTTATGGGGGAGCGAGCACATTGA